A single window of Methanobacterium sp. DNA harbors:
- a CDS encoding peroxiredoxin, which yields MGEKVYELRKIKKKGKGLPLIGDKFPKMEVQTTHGMMKLPKAFKGKWFVLFSHPADFTPVCTTEFVSFQLRYDLFQDLNCELIGLSVDQVFSHIKWIQWIAENFDIDIEFPVIADTGNVADKLGLIHPNKGTNTVRAVFIIDPEGIIRAILYYPQELGRNLDEILRMVEGFQTAEEKGVAIPANWPCNEIIGKGLIIPPAADIETALERPGEYKCFDWWLCYRNYYKW from the coding sequence ATGGGAGAAAAAGTTTACGAACTAAGAAAAATTAAGAAAAAAGGGAAAGGACTGCCACTTATTGGGGATAAGTTCCCCAAAATGGAAGTTCAGACCACACATGGAATGATGAAACTACCCAAAGCATTCAAAGGGAAATGGTTTGTTTTATTCAGCCACCCTGCAGATTTCACACCAGTGTGCACCACTGAATTTGTGTCCTTCCAACTCCGTTATGATCTCTTCCAGGATCTAAACTGCGAACTCATTGGACTTTCTGTGGATCAGGTTTTCTCACACATTAAATGGATCCAGTGGATTGCTGAAAACTTCGACATTGACATAGAATTCCCTGTAATTGCAGACACAGGTAATGTGGCTGATAAGCTGGGTTTAATACACCCCAACAAGGGCACCAACACCGTGAGAGCCGTGTTCATCATTGACCCCGAAGGAATTATCCGCGCCATCCTCTACTACCCTCAAGAGCTGGGTAGGAACTTAGATGAGATATTAAGGATGGTTGAAGGATTCCAAACTGCTGAAGAGAAGGGTGTGGCCATACCAGCCAACTGGCCCTGTAATGAAATCATTGGCAAAGGCCTGATCATTCCTCCAGCAGCGGATATTGAAACAGCACTGGAAAGACCAGGAGAATACAAGTGCTTTGACTGGTGGCTGTGCTACCGGAACTACTATAAATGGTAA
- a CDS encoding pyrimidine dimer DNA glycosylase/endonuclease V gives MRLWSLHPVYMDSKGLVALWREGLLARAVLKGETKGYTNHPQLIRFQKQEHPIVYLDTYLNHVYLEANRRGYNFNHEKIGVEHTSKQIPVTQGQMLYEMEHLQRKLKKRDHDKYQEVKKILVQKDSPIPNPIFNVIPGDIELWEKITE, from the coding sequence ATGAGACTCTGGAGTCTCCATCCTGTATACATGGATAGTAAAGGGTTAGTGGCACTCTGGAGAGAGGGTTTACTCGCCAGGGCAGTTTTAAAGGGGGAAACTAAAGGTTACACTAATCATCCCCAGCTTATTCGTTTCCAAAAGCAAGAACATCCCATTGTTTACCTGGATACCTACCTTAACCATGTTTACCTGGAAGCAAATAGAAGGGGATACAATTTTAACCATGAAAAGATAGGAGTTGAACACACTTCTAAACAGATCCCTGTTACTCAGGGACAGATGCTGTATGAAATGGAGCATCTGCAGAGAAAACTCAAAAAAAGGGACCATGATAAATATCAGGAAGTAAAGAAAATCCTGGTTCAAAAGGATTCACCCATCCCCAATCCCATTTTTAATGTGATTCCAGGAGATATTGAGCTTTGGGAGAAAATTACAGAATAA
- a CDS encoding superoxide dismutase, whose translation MSKKVYELPPLPYGYGDLAPYISEEQLQIHHDKHHQAYVDGANAILAKFDSRPGMEFDVKAVAKELSFHVGGFVLHKMFWENMAPAPKGGGEPTGTIAKYIEKDFGSFERFKKEFSQAAISTEGSGWAALTICRRTDRLFITQIEKHNVNVIPHFRVLMVLDVWEHAYYLDYKNVRPDYVAAFWNIVNWEEINRRLEIELLSNSLNLVDNRRVLDMKLEEFRENFDDWLESFEKK comes from the coding sequence ATGTCTAAAAAAGTATATGAACTTCCTCCGCTACCCTATGGGTACGGGGACCTGGCTCCATACATATCCGAAGAGCAACTTCAAATACACCATGATAAACACCACCAGGCCTACGTGGATGGTGCAAATGCAATTTTAGCCAAATTTGACAGCCGACCAGGCATGGAATTTGATGTTAAGGCTGTGGCCAAGGAACTCTCATTCCATGTGGGTGGATTCGTACTGCACAAAATGTTCTGGGAAAACATGGCCCCAGCACCAAAAGGTGGAGGTGAACCCACTGGAACCATTGCCAAATACATCGAAAAGGACTTCGGTAGCTTTGAAAGGTTTAAAAAGGAATTCTCTCAAGCAGCCATAAGCACCGAAGGATCAGGATGGGCAGCCCTGACCATATGCAGGAGAACTGACCGATTGTTTATCACACAGATTGAAAAACACAACGTCAATGTCATACCCCACTTCCGGGTTTTAATGGTCCTGGATGTATGGGAACACGCCTACTACCTGGACTACAAGAATGTCCGACCAGACTACGTGGCTGCATTCTGGAACATCGTGAACTGGGAGGAAATAAACCGCCGCCTGGAAATTGAACTCCTTTCAAACAGTTTAAATTTGGTGGATAACCGTAGGGTACTGGACATGAAACTGGAAGAGTTTCGGGAAAACTTCGACGACTGGCTGGAATCATTTGAGAAGAAATAA
- a CDS encoding phenylacetate--CoA ligase family protein — MIWNEKAECMSAQEKEELQLKRLQDVVKRAYENVPYYRQRLDEAGLTPEDIQSLKDIEKLPFTTKSDLRDAYPFGMFAVDTDDIVEVHTTSGTTGKPTVSGYTPKDIEIWGEVVARALSMAGATKKDIVQNCYGYGLFTGGLGVHHGGQKVGCTVIPISAGNTQRQIEIIQDFKSTIITCTPSYAMYIAEVLEREKVPKKDIKLKAGVFGAEMWTEEMRNEIERRLGVDALNIYGLTEIIGPGVANECMEKNGLHIFDDHFYPEIVDPQTLETLPEGEKGELVLTTLTREGMPVLRFRTRDITALRKGECGCGRTHVKMDRITGRSDDMLKIRGVIVFPSQIERALLKIPGMEPNYQIIASRPEHLDELEVQIENSPALFSDEVKHVEEVKKSIEKHIHDEIGLRVNVTLVEPLSLPRSEGKAVRVIDKRELS; from the coding sequence ATGATCTGGAACGAGAAGGCTGAATGCATGTCAGCCCAGGAAAAGGAAGAATTACAGCTTAAAAGATTACAGGATGTAGTTAAAAGGGCTTATGAAAACGTGCCCTATTATCGTCAGAGGCTGGATGAGGCAGGATTAACCCCTGAAGATATCCAAAGTCTTAAAGACATAGAAAAACTGCCATTCACCACTAAAAGCGATTTAAGGGATGCATATCCCTTTGGAATGTTCGCAGTTGATACAGATGATATTGTGGAAGTTCACACCACCTCTGGAACCACTGGAAAACCAACTGTATCTGGATACACCCCAAAAGATATTGAAATATGGGGCGAAGTTGTTGCCCGTGCTCTTTCCATGGCCGGGGCCACTAAAAAAGACATAGTCCAGAACTGTTATGGTTATGGTCTTTTTACTGGGGGACTGGGAGTACACCATGGTGGTCAGAAGGTAGGTTGTACTGTAATACCCATCAGCGCCGGGAACACCCAACGCCAGATCGAAATAATCCAGGACTTTAAAAGCACCATCATCACCTGCACCCCCAGCTACGCCATGTACATAGCCGAAGTACTGGAAAGGGAAAAAGTCCCTAAAAAAGACATAAAACTTAAAGCCGGGGTTTTCGGGGCTGAAATGTGGACTGAAGAGATGAGAAATGAAATTGAAAGAAGATTGGGAGTTGATGCCCTGAATATCTACGGACTCACCGAGATCATTGGCCCGGGTGTGGCCAATGAGTGCATGGAAAAGAATGGACTGCACATCTTCGATGATCATTTCTACCCTGAGATCGTGGACCCCCAGACCCTAGAAACACTGCCTGAAGGTGAGAAAGGAGAACTGGTACTGACCACATTAACCAGAGAAGGCATGCCAGTCCTACGTTTCCGTACCCGTGATATCACTGCCCTGCGTAAGGGTGAATGTGGCTGTGGAAGGACCCATGTTAAAATGGATCGTATAACCGGAAGATCCGATGACATGCTCAAGATCAGGGGTGTTATTGTATTCCCATCCCAGATCGAACGGGCACTCCTCAAGATTCCGGGAATGGAACCAAACTATCAGATCATCGCCAGCAGACCAGAGCATCTGGATGAACTGGAAGTACAAATTGAAAATTCGCCCGCACTCTTCTCAGACGAGGTTAAACACGTGGAAGAAGTGAAAAAATCCATAGAAAAACATATACATGACGAAATAGGCCTCAGGGTGAATGTGACACTGGTAGAACCACTTAGCCTGCCCAGAAGTGAGGGGAAAGCAGTCAGAGTCATTGATAAACGGGAATTAAGTTAA
- the thiD gene encoding bifunctional hydroxymethylpyrimidine kinase/phosphomethylpyrimidine kinase, whose translation MIALSIAGFDPSGGAGILADVKTFQALGVYPTAVITALTAQNVKQVESVESVNPDFVAKQIDLILAEEDINYAKTGMLYSAEMVEMVASKVKEYNLKLVVDPVLVAGSGGVLSQDNLVETLKKHLLPVAELTTPNIHEAEALTGLEIKDEDDACKAACELGKLCPTVVTGGHLNGRDIFYQSSLNEKSLGFIDGEILKSNNTHGSGCTYSAAVTAYLVKGLSLVESLKQASYFTKKAIENGSHGTLNQIWRLNQP comes from the coding sequence ATGATAGCCCTTTCTATTGCTGGTTTCGACCCATCTGGAGGTGCAGGAATCCTCGCAGATGTGAAAACATTCCAGGCACTGGGAGTATACCCCACTGCAGTTATCACCGCACTCACTGCCCAGAATGTGAAACAGGTGGAGAGTGTGGAATCGGTTAACCCTGATTTTGTGGCCAAACAAATAGACCTGATACTGGCAGAGGAAGATATAAATTACGCCAAAACTGGAATGTTATACTCAGCAGAGATGGTGGAAATGGTGGCCAGCAAGGTCAAGGAGTACAATTTAAAACTGGTGGTGGACCCGGTTCTGGTGGCTGGTTCTGGTGGTGTTTTATCTCAGGACAACCTGGTGGAAACCCTGAAGAAACATCTTTTACCGGTGGCCGAGTTAACCACACCCAATATCCATGAAGCAGAGGCCCTCACTGGACTGGAAATAAAGGATGAGGATGATGCCTGTAAGGCGGCCTGTGAACTGGGGAAACTATGCCCTACCGTGGTTACAGGAGGTCATTTGAATGGTAGGGATATTTTTTATCAAAGTTCTTTAAATGAGAAATCTTTAGGTTTTATTGATGGTGAAATCCTTAAAAGTAACAATACCCACGGATCAGGATGCACTTACTCCGCAGCAGTGACTGCTTACTTGGTTAAAGGACTATCACTGGTTGAATCCCTTAAACAAGCATCATATTTCACTAAAAAGGCCATAGAAAACGGTTCACATGGTACTTTGAATCAAATATGGAGATTAAACCAACCATAA
- the cas1b gene encoding type I-B CRISPR-associated endonuclease Cas1b, with the protein MKDPLYITSHGILQRKGNTLYFVNEEGKKALPINRINEINCYGKVSLKSGASSLLMKEGIPVNFFNMYGYYEGSLYPRVQLNSGLVVVQQSQHYSDPEKRAVIAAEIVEGIKNNILKTLRYYLKKGKDVEPYIQDIEKEVIKGDVAQIMSNEGRIWHSYYQSFNKILKNFEMDKREIRPPTTEINALISFGNSLLYVSALSEIYHTYLHPSVSYLHEPAERRFSLALDIADIFKPVIVERVIFKLVNNNMLTEKDFNHDVGVLLNEKGKRIFLKEYQAKLETTIKHPEIKRKVSYKYLMRLECYKLIKHVLGDKEYRSFRMWW; encoded by the coding sequence ATGAAGGATCCACTCTACATAACTTCCCATGGTATTTTGCAGCGAAAAGGTAACACTCTTTATTTCGTAAATGAGGAAGGTAAAAAAGCCTTGCCTATCAACAGGATTAATGAGATAAACTGTTATGGTAAAGTTTCCTTAAAATCCGGTGCATCTTCTCTTCTGATGAAAGAGGGGATTCCTGTAAATTTTTTCAACATGTACGGGTACTATGAAGGTTCACTTTACCCACGAGTACAATTAAATTCAGGTTTAGTGGTTGTACAACAGTCCCAGCATTACAGTGATCCTGAAAAAAGGGCTGTGATCGCTGCTGAAATAGTGGAAGGAATTAAAAACAATATCCTTAAAACCCTTCGATATTATCTTAAGAAAGGAAAAGATGTTGAACCATATATCCAAGATATTGAAAAAGAAGTTATAAAGGGAGATGTAGCCCAGATAATGAGTAATGAAGGAAGGATCTGGCATAGTTATTACCAAAGTTTTAATAAAATTCTTAAAAACTTCGAGATGGACAAAAGAGAAATACGACCCCCAACAACTGAAATAAATGCATTGATATCATTTGGTAATTCTTTACTTTATGTCAGCGCTCTTTCAGAGATATATCACACCTATTTACATCCTTCTGTAAGTTACTTGCATGAACCGGCTGAGCGCAGATTTTCCCTTGCTCTGGATATTGCAGATATATTCAAACCAGTTATCGTTGAGAGGGTTATTTTTAAACTGGTTAACAATAATATGCTTACCGAAAAGGATTTTAACCATGATGTTGGTGTTTTACTCAATGAAAAGGGTAAACGCATATTTTTAAAAGAATATCAGGCTAAGCTGGAAACAACTATTAAGCATCCGGAGATTAAAAGAAAAGTTTCCTACAAGTACCTTATGAGATTGGAGTGTTATAAACTAATTAAACACGTACTTGGTGATAAGGAGTACAGAAGCTTCAGGATGTGGTGGTAG
- the rd gene encoding rubredoxin: MQKYLCKPCGYIYDPEVGDDMAGIEPGTAFEDLPDDWVCPICGADKDLFEPID; the protein is encoded by the coding sequence ATGCAAAAATACCTATGCAAACCCTGTGGATACATCTATGACCCTGAAGTAGGAGATGACATGGCCGGAATTGAACCTGGAACCGCCTTTGAGGACCTGCCAGATGACTGGGTCTGTCCCATTTGCGGTGCAGATAAAGACCTGTTTGAACCAATCGATTAA
- the cas4 gene encoding CRISPR-associated protein Cas4 — MRVTGVMVQYYVACKRELWFFANQINMNYDNDDISIGRHIHEKSFSREKKNVNLGDVSFDFVKTGEKNTIFEIKKSSKLEEPVRYQLYYYLWNAKKLGKEADGVLVYPKEKKREKLTLTPEKEHEIEHIIKDIEKIVSQPLPPPVVIKPYCKRCTYYELCMV; from the coding sequence ATGCGAGTCACAGGAGTAATGGTCCAATATTACGTCGCTTGCAAGCGCGAACTCTGGTTTTTTGCTAATCAGATTAATATGAACTATGATAATGATGATATCAGTATTGGACGACATATCCACGAGAAAAGCTTCTCCAGAGAAAAGAAAAATGTAAATCTAGGCGATGTTTCTTTTGATTTTGTTAAAACTGGAGAAAAAAATACTATTTTTGAAATAAAAAAATCAAGCAAATTAGAAGAACCAGTTCGTTATCAACTTTATTATTATCTTTGGAATGCTAAAAAACTTGGTAAAGAAGCTGATGGAGTTTTAGTTTACCCTAAAGAGAAAAAAAGGGAAAAATTAACGTTAACTCCTGAAAAAGAGCATGAAATAGAACATATTATCAAAGATATTGAAAAAATAGTTTCTCAACCGTTACCACCTCCAGTGGTTATCAAACCTTACTGTAAGAGGTGTACTTATTATGAACTTTGTATGGTTTAG
- a CDS encoding ACT domain-containing protein: MKLKQISVFLENRKGRLWKAINILSGAGVNIRALSIADTSEFGILRMIVPDPDVAQKILEENNFVVKVNEVIAVEVLDEPGGLDDLLSVFNKADINVEYLYAFVEKKSDKAIVVIRTEDVDAGITALEKGGITILRANEVNLL, encoded by the coding sequence ATGAAATTAAAACAAATATCCGTATTTCTTGAAAATAGAAAAGGAAGACTTTGGAAGGCAATTAACATCCTTTCAGGTGCCGGTGTTAATATAAGGGCTCTTTCAATAGCTGACACCTCTGAATTCGGGATACTGCGTATGATAGTTCCTGATCCAGATGTGGCACAGAAAATATTAGAAGAGAACAACTTCGTGGTAAAAGTCAACGAGGTCATAGCAGTGGAAGTACTAGATGAACCCGGAGGACTAGACGATCTTCTCAGTGTTTTTAACAAAGCCGATATCAATGTGGAATATCTTTACGCCTTTGTGGAGAAAAAAAGTGACAAAGCCATTGTGGTTATACGCACGGAAGATGTTGATGCCGGTATAACTGCCTTGGAAAAAGGTGGGATTACCATATTAAGGGCCAATGAAGTTAATCTCCTTTAA
- a CDS encoding ferritin, producing MLDEKMEEALNYQLNRELYSGYLYLAMGAYFEDQDLPGFGNWMRVQAQEELSHAMKFYDYLVQRGSRVSLAEIEKPQSEWDSPVAAFEHVYKHEQMVTGLINGLVDLALELSDHATNNFLQWYVAEQVEEEESSSGVLQKVKLAGESGSGLYMLDQELAQRIFNPPTASE from the coding sequence ATGTTAGATGAGAAGATGGAAGAGGCCCTGAACTACCAGTTGAATCGGGAACTCTATTCTGGTTATCTATATCTGGCCATGGGGGCTTACTTTGAAGACCAAGATCTACCAGGCTTTGGTAACTGGATGCGTGTCCAGGCCCAGGAGGAGTTAAGCCACGCCATGAAATTCTATGACTACCTGGTGCAGAGGGGTAGCCGGGTGAGTCTGGCTGAGATCGAAAAACCTCAAAGTGAATGGGATTCACCAGTAGCTGCCTTTGAACATGTATATAAGCATGAACAGATGGTCACTGGCCTCATAAACGGACTAGTGGACCTGGCCCTGGAACTATCAGATCACGCCACCAACAACTTCCTACAGTGGTATGTGGCCGAACAGGTTGAAGAAGAAGAATCCTCCAGTGGAGTTCTCCAGAAAGTAAAATTAGCAGGAGAATCCGGCAGCGGACTCTATATGCTGGACCAGGAACTAGCACAAAGGATATTTAATCCCCCCACAGCTTCTGAGTGA
- a CDS encoding rubredoxin, with translation MRRYKCKVCNYIYDPENGEPRTGTPPGTAFEDLPDDWRCPKCGVGKFRFIPI, from the coding sequence ATGAGAAGATACAAGTGTAAGGTCTGTAATTATATCTACGATCCTGAAAATGGAGAACCCCGAACCGGGACACCCCCAGGAACAGCTTTTGAGGACTTACCAGATGATTGGCGCTGCCCCAAGTGTGGTGTTGGAAAATTCCGTTTTATTCCTATCTAA
- the cofC gene encoding 2-phospho-L-lactate guanylyltransferase: protein MTNTYAIIPVSRFSEAKTRLSPTLTPLERENLLKAMLMDVIGAIKGSVDQVVVISSDKDVLNFVKDLDVTCLSEKGKTDLNGALTQAVEWCSQHASQVLIVPSDVPLIHPDQVQEMVELSVKWPLVIAPAKGGGTNALLCPTQDIKMKFGDWSFFEHLKEAENAGMPWYIYDSFYLSLDVNTAEDLGEIMIHGFGTQTRKFLKSIGLEVKSNHGTERLMVERK, encoded by the coding sequence ATGACCAATACATATGCAATAATCCCTGTTTCCAGGTTTTCTGAGGCAAAAACCAGGCTATCACCAACTCTCACACCACTGGAGAGAGAAAATCTTCTTAAAGCCATGCTGATGGATGTTATAGGGGCAATAAAGGGCAGTGTGGATCAGGTGGTGGTTATAAGTTCAGATAAAGATGTGCTTAATTTTGTTAAGGATTTAGATGTCACCTGTCTTTCTGAGAAGGGCAAAACTGATCTAAACGGTGCCCTGACCCAGGCAGTGGAGTGGTGTTCTCAGCATGCCAGTCAGGTGCTTATTGTACCCTCAGACGTCCCCCTCATCCATCCAGATCAGGTTCAGGAAATGGTTGAACTGTCAGTTAAATGGCCACTGGTCATTGCCCCGGCCAAGGGTGGTGGTACCAATGCTTTACTATGTCCTACTCAGGATATTAAGATGAAATTTGGAGATTGGAGCTTTTTTGAGCACCTGAAAGAAGCGGAAAATGCTGGGATGCCCTGGTATATATATGACTCTTTTTACCTTTCCCTGGATGTGAACACCGCTGAAGACCTGGGTGAGATAATGATCCACGGTTTTGGAACCCAAACCCGTAAATTCCTCAAAAGCATTGGTCTGGAGGTTAAATCAAACCATGGAACTGAGCGTTTGATGGTGGAAAGAAAATGA
- a CDS encoding zinc-ribbon domain-containing protein gives MVSSEEIRRRLEAKKRGETFSEVKKTPPTSSSITCPECQTPNPDSAKFCVGCGASLSKELTPTPGESTTTPVNEIPVTTPVSTPETAPAEDYKLCPSCNQKNKLDAKFCIICGHKFEEKDAGQKPLEPLVDMVGEKEAPTTETPETETPPESVIPEIKVPEQFTSEDKPAEVPPAEIVEVESKEETAPAEVIPEVQPAAVKTEEIPETKQTTEPAEDPVLKIKKAKELLDIGAITQEEFDRIKNKYLELI, from the coding sequence ATGGTTTCCAGCGAGGAGATAAGAAGAAGATTAGAAGCAAAAAAAAGGGGCGAAACATTCTCCGAAGTAAAGAAGACACCCCCTACATCATCATCAATCACTTGTCCTGAATGTCAGACACCAAATCCGGACAGTGCCAAGTTTTGTGTGGGATGTGGAGCATCACTATCTAAGGAATTAACTCCCACCCCTGGAGAGAGTACCACTACACCTGTAAATGAAATTCCAGTTACTACTCCCGTGTCAACCCCTGAAACTGCCCCTGCAGAGGATTATAAACTATGCCCTTCATGTAATCAGAAAAATAAATTAGATGCCAAGTTCTGCATCATATGTGGCCATAAATTTGAGGAAAAAGATGCAGGGCAAAAACCTCTGGAACCCTTAGTTGATATGGTAGGGGAAAAAGAAGCCCCCACAACTGAAACCCCTGAGACAGAAACTCCTCCGGAATCAGTTATACCTGAAATCAAGGTTCCTGAACAGTTCACATCTGAGGATAAACCTGCAGAAGTGCCCCCTGCGGAGATTGTTGAAGTTGAATCTAAGGAAGAAACTGCCCCTGCAGAAGTAATTCCTGAAGTACAACCTGCAGCAGTTAAAACAGAGGAAATACCGGAAACAAAACAAACCACTGAACCTGCTGAAGATCCAGTGCTAAAGATCAAAAAAGCCAAAGAACTTCTGGATATTGGTGCCATAACCCAGGAAGAATTTGACCGGATTAAGAACAAGTACCTGGAACTAATTTAG
- the cas2 gene encoding CRISPR-associated endonuclease Cas2, whose translation MYLLIVYDVDVNRVNKVNKFLKMYLHWRQNSVFEGEVSISQFKKLKSGLKDITNEDKDSILIYNLKDRKNFKLEVIGIEKNPIELIL comes from the coding sequence GTGTACTTGTTAATTGTTTATGATGTAGATGTTAATAGGGTGAATAAAGTAAATAAATTCCTGAAGATGTACCTTCACTGGAGGCAGAATTCAGTTTTTGAGGGTGAAGTCTCAATATCTCAATTCAAAAAATTGAAATCTGGTCTCAAAGACATAACAAATGAAGATAAAGATTCTATTTTGATCTATAATCTTAAAGATCGCAAAAATTTCAAGTTAGAAGTTATCGGGATTGAAAAAAATCCCATCGAACTTATTCTCTAG
- a CDS encoding trypsin-like peptidase domain-containing protein: MIILGLLAVVAYIVYHPTATSPQNATVFIVSAVSGAAQVTDPTDNKTYDVTVDYYGISAGSGFIITSDGYIATAAHVVGDPWEITNNGVIRKMTDDDLKYYVDKAAIYIFLQKAHPEMISSLNESQLDTLTNQFMAAGAVKATNYTHNIYIRGPTFPESASNPVDAQLVDMGNSDTEMDVALLKVNKASRLPYLPINNQQITVGENVRIYGYPTEQFAFYGDMDTEGGSKELWNSIYTASLTSGIVSAERPSSKGTTYYQTDAAVDSGSSGGPVCNSNNQVIGILVQGFEKQGFNFFLPSKYITELCNENGVNVGGGSFLPF; encoded by the coding sequence GTGATAATACTGGGACTTTTGGCAGTTGTGGCCTATATAGTATACCATCCCACAGCTACTTCCCCTCAAAATGCCACAGTTTTCATTGTATCTGCTGTTTCTGGTGCTGCTCAGGTTACTGATCCCACCGATAACAAAACCTACGATGTGACTGTTGATTACTATGGAATTTCTGCGGGTTCTGGTTTTATCATCACCAGTGATGGTTACATTGCCACTGCTGCCCATGTGGTGGGTGATCCATGGGAGATCACCAATAATGGTGTTATCCGGAAAATGACTGATGATGATCTGAAATATTACGTGGATAAGGCAGCCATCTACATTTTCCTGCAAAAGGCACATCCAGAAATGATCAGTAGTTTGAATGAATCACAGTTAGACACCCTTACCAACCAGTTTATGGCAGCAGGTGCTGTTAAAGCCACTAATTACACACACAACATATATATCAGAGGACCCACATTCCCGGAAAGTGCCAGTAACCCTGTAGATGCACAGTTAGTGGACATGGGTAATTCGGACACTGAAATGGACGTGGCTCTCCTAAAGGTTAATAAGGCCAGTAGATTACCTTATCTCCCTATAAATAATCAACAAATAACAGTAGGGGAGAATGTGCGTATTTATGGATATCCCACAGAACAGTTCGCATTTTACGGTGACATGGATACTGAGGGAGGTAGTAAAGAACTCTGGAATAGTATCTACACTGCCAGTCTTACTAGTGGAATTGTAAGTGCTGAAAGGCCCTCATCTAAAGGCACCACCTACTATCAGACTGATGCCGCGGTGGATAGTGGAAGCAGTGGTGGTCCAGTATGCAACTCCAATAACCAGGTTATTGGAATTCTGGTGCAGGGATTTGAAAAACAGGGATTCAACTTTTTCCTACCCTCCAAATACATAACTGAACTATGTAATGAGAATGGGGTTAATGTGGGAGGAGGATCATTCCTCCCCTTTTAA